The Sporosarcina luteola genome contains a region encoding:
- a CDS encoding YojF family protein — protein sequence MEIVKPDRLQELLNSYANKDVYIHLETTNGAYAAHFKEGFFNAGAFIRNVVVKYELGKVAGESPHRVGLKLPSGWIYAQGITHYTVDEHDRLLMAGLDPDGKLAVALEISETPFTY from the coding sequence ATGGAGATCGTGAAACCGGATCGGTTGCAGGAATTGCTGAATTCCTATGCGAATAAAGACGTTTACATCCATCTTGAAACGACGAATGGCGCATATGCCGCCCATTTCAAGGAAGGATTTTTCAACGCTGGGGCATTCATCCGGAATGTCGTCGTCAAATATGAGCTTGGCAAGGTGGCGGGCGAATCGCCGCATCGGGTCGGCCTGAAGCTTCCTTCGGGCTGGATTTATGCGCAAGGCATCACTCACTATACGGTCGACGAGCACGATCGGCTGCTCATGGCAGGGCTCGATCCGGACGGGAAACTTGCCGTTGCGCTCGAAATAAGCGAAACACCGTTTACATATTAA
- the thiD gene encoding bifunctional hydroxymethylpyrimidine kinase/phosphomethylpyrimidine kinase, translating to MTMKKTLTIAGSDTSGGAGIQADLKTFQEHGTYGMTALTVVVTMDPDNNWSHNVYSLPVDVLKAQIKTALSTGIDAIKTGMLSTEEVIQTAGEAIAESGLDHVVIDPVMVCKGEDEVLNPGTVDAMVEYLLPKAEIVTPNLFEAGQLASMKTPSTIEQMKSVAEKIHSLGARNVVIKGGKQLQHDKAADLFYDGKTFTLLEAEKTATHYNHGAGCTFAAAITANLANGLDVKEAVIAAKKFVSAAIANGWKLNEYVGPVMHGAANRVGAPEITATEI from the coding sequence ATGACTATGAAAAAGACATTAACTATTGCAGGATCAGATACGTCAGGCGGCGCAGGAATCCAGGCTGACCTGAAAACATTTCAAGAGCACGGAACATACGGCATGACAGCTCTGACGGTCGTCGTGACGATGGATCCCGATAATAATTGGAGCCACAACGTCTATTCCCTTCCTGTTGATGTATTGAAAGCGCAAATCAAAACAGCTCTTTCGACAGGCATCGACGCGATTAAGACAGGCATGCTCAGCACAGAGGAAGTCATCCAAACTGCAGGCGAGGCGATTGCGGAATCCGGACTCGACCACGTCGTCATCGATCCCGTCATGGTTTGTAAAGGGGAAGACGAAGTCCTCAATCCGGGAACTGTCGACGCAATGGTGGAATACTTGCTGCCAAAAGCGGAAATTGTGACGCCGAACTTGTTCGAGGCAGGCCAGCTGGCAAGCATGAAAACACCATCGACAATTGAGCAGATGAAGTCTGTGGCTGAAAAAATCCATTCACTTGGCGCACGTAACGTCGTCATTAAAGGTGGTAAACAGCTCCAACACGACAAAGCGGCGGATCTGTTTTATGACGGCAAGACATTCACATTGCTCGAAGCAGAAAAAACGGCTACCCATTACAACCACGGTGCGGGCTGCACATTTGCCGCCGCCATCACGGCGAACCTTGCAAATGGGCTTGACGTGAAAGAAGCGGTTATCGCAGCGAAGAAATTCGTGTCCGCAGCAATTGCAAACGGCTGGAAGTTGAATGAATATGTCGGCCCCGTCATGCACGGCGCCGCGAATCGTGTAGGCGCACCTGAAATAACAGCGACAGAGATTTAA
- a CDS encoding DUF4230 domain-containing protein: protein MEDKKKLQEIEKLLRELKASESESAVTVEEALGRKKKSWRPRMPFRFLSMWKRSAILLAVLLLLAVISLPFIAFQFLKLGSTFTEQKGVFLEQIQELNEMATAEAYTKVIIERQDNQLFGQSIGLNVPGTKRQLLVVIPGSVKAGVDLSKLTEKDVVINEKNKTAKLTLPAATFLGGAEIYFDQVEVYSYEGAFRQKADIKEAYELAAEAKNLIIEEATGQGVLKTAQFNAEKTLKEMFSFAGYDVTIEFKE, encoded by the coding sequence ATGGAAGATAAAAAGAAATTGCAGGAGATTGAAAAACTGCTGAGAGAATTGAAGGCTTCAGAATCCGAGAGTGCCGTCACCGTTGAAGAAGCGTTAGGCAGGAAAAAGAAATCTTGGCGTCCGCGCATGCCATTTAGATTCCTGTCAATGTGGAAACGATCAGCAATCCTGCTGGCCGTACTCCTACTGCTTGCCGTCATTTCACTTCCGTTCATCGCCTTCCAATTTTTAAAACTAGGGAGCACCTTCACGGAACAGAAAGGTGTGTTCCTTGAACAAATACAAGAATTGAACGAAATGGCGACAGCTGAAGCCTATACGAAAGTCATCATCGAACGGCAGGACAACCAATTATTTGGCCAAAGCATCGGCCTCAATGTGCCGGGGACGAAGCGGCAGCTGCTCGTCGTCATTCCGGGCTCGGTGAAGGCCGGCGTCGATTTGTCCAAGCTTACCGAAAAAGATGTAGTCATAAATGAGAAGAACAAGACCGCGAAGCTTACATTGCCGGCCGCAACCTTCCTCGGAGGGGCGGAAATCTATTTCGACCAAGTCGAAGTATATTCCTATGAAGGCGCCTTCCGTCAAAAGGCGGATATCAAAGAGGCATACGAACTTGCCGCCGAAGCGAAGAACCTCATTATCGAGGAGGCAACCGGGCAAGGCGTGCTGAAGACGGCACAATTCAACGCAGAAAAAACATTGAAGGAAATGTTTTCATTCGCAGGCTACGACGTGACGATTGAATTCAAGGAGTGA
- a CDS encoding uracil-DNA glycosylase, translating to MQKIRFGNDWDRVLAEQFHQPYYLQLRDYLKTEYESHTVYPLMEDMWTAFKLTPFKDVKVVILGQDPYHGPGQAHGLSFSVKPGVRIPPSLRNMFKELQSDIGCTIPETGTLTGWAKQGVLMLNTVLTVRQGEAHSHRKQGWEQFTDEVIRCLSERDEPVVFILWGRPAQEKKKLIDLNKNAVIEAVHPSPLSASRGFFGSRPYSSANAILEEWNETPIDWCRTDDGL from the coding sequence TTGCAGAAAATAAGGTTCGGCAACGATTGGGATCGAGTGCTTGCGGAGCAATTCCATCAACCGTATTACTTGCAGCTTCGCGATTACCTAAAAACAGAATACGAAAGCCACACAGTGTATCCGCTTATGGAGGATATGTGGACAGCCTTCAAGCTGACGCCGTTCAAGGACGTGAAAGTGGTAATTCTTGGACAGGATCCGTACCACGGTCCCGGCCAAGCGCATGGCCTCAGTTTTTCGGTGAAGCCTGGCGTCAGGATTCCGCCGAGCTTGCGGAATATGTTCAAGGAATTGCAGTCCGATATCGGATGCACAATTCCCGAAACGGGAACCCTGACAGGTTGGGCGAAGCAGGGCGTACTTATGCTGAACACCGTCTTGACAGTACGGCAAGGGGAGGCGCATTCCCACCGGAAGCAAGGGTGGGAGCAGTTCACCGACGAAGTGATCCGCTGTTTGTCCGAACGGGACGAGCCGGTCGTTTTCATCCTTTGGGGGCGCCCTGCGCAAGAGAAGAAAAAGCTGATCGATCTGAATAAAAACGCCGTCATCGAAGCGGTCCATCCGAGCCCGCTCAGCGCGAGCCGTGGCTTTTTCGGCAGTCGGCCGTACTCCTCGGCGAACGCCATTTTGGAAGAGTGGAATGAAACGCCGATTGACTGGTGCCGAACAGACGACGGGCTGTAA
- a CDS encoding uracil-DNA glycosylase, giving the protein MAVNCFQCQYFFVTWDPKSPRGCKAYGFKTRELPSIVVRRSSGMECMKYEPKKGGARQ; this is encoded by the coding sequence ATGGCTGTAAATTGTTTTCAATGTCAATACTTCTTCGTAACATGGGATCCGAAAAGTCCGCGTGGCTGCAAGGCATATGGCTTCAAGACTCGTGAACTGCCGTCTATCGTTGTGAGGCGATCATCGGGCATGGAATGTATGAAATACGAACCGAAGAAAGGGGGTGCTAGACAATGA
- a CDS encoding YwdI family protein gives MISTERIIEEMQRQLNYAKTADDDQAVREALTAIRALCQVVLVSNEKQDEPIITPRTMAISHKPRISSLEGRPLDEEDANGGSIFDF, from the coding sequence ATGATTTCAACGGAACGGATCATCGAGGAAATGCAGCGCCAGCTCAATTACGCAAAAACCGCAGACGACGACCAAGCCGTCCGCGAGGCGCTGACAGCGATTCGGGCGCTCTGCCAAGTCGTGCTCGTCAGTAATGAAAAGCAAGACGAGCCAATCATTACGCCGAGAACAATGGCAATCTCCCATAAGCCGCGGATTTCGTCATTGGAAGGCAGGCCGCTGGACGAGGAAGACGCGAATGGCGGCTCGATCTTTGACTTCTAA
- a CDS encoding DUF423 domain-containing protein, giving the protein MPFFIIAGAVNAAIAVALGAFGAHALKERLSERYLAIWETAVQYQMFHAIGLIAVGILMSSSLFGTSTALTWAGYLLLAGIIIFSGSLYILSLSGIGILGAITPIGGVAFIAGWIMLIIAAVKFGR; this is encoded by the coding sequence ATGCCATTTTTCATCATCGCAGGCGCCGTCAACGCGGCAATTGCCGTTGCACTCGGCGCATTCGGAGCACACGCACTGAAAGAGCGCTTGTCCGAACGGTACCTAGCCATCTGGGAAACAGCCGTCCAATACCAAATGTTCCACGCAATCGGACTCATCGCAGTCGGCATCCTCATGAGCTCATCGCTCTTCGGGACGTCAACCGCTTTGACATGGGCAGGCTACTTGCTGCTCGCCGGCATCATCATCTTCTCCGGCAGCCTCTACATCTTGAGCCTATCCGGCATCGGCATTCTCGGTGCCATCACCCCAATCGGCGGCGTCGCCTTCATCGCGGGCTGGATCATGCTCATCATTGCAGCGGTAAAGTTCGGAAGATAA
- a CDS encoding spore coat protein GerQ yields MVQYYWYPGFQQQQQQMQMPATPPQIPSSGGRPPFREESYIENILRLNRGKPGVFHFSFEHAVEAGKNTLAIPGMVEAAGRDHVILSTAAGKRYLLPMIYFDYAEFNEELNYFNQQPM; encoded by the coding sequence ATGGTTCAATATTATTGGTATCCAGGTTTTCAACAGCAACAGCAACAAATGCAAATGCCTGCAACACCGCCACAAATTCCATCGTCCGGAGGAAGGCCGCCATTCCGGGAGGAGTCGTATATTGAAAACATCCTCCGCCTCAACCGCGGCAAACCCGGCGTATTTCATTTCTCCTTCGAACATGCCGTAGAAGCCGGAAAAAACACACTGGCTATTCCGGGGATGGTGGAAGCGGCCGGGCGCGACCACGTCATTTTGAGCACAGCCGCCGGCAAACGCTATTTATTGCCAATGATCTACTTTGACTATGCAGAGTTCAACGAAGAACTGAATTACTTCAACCAACAGCCAATGTAA